Proteins from a genomic interval of Chitinophagales bacterium:
- a CDS encoding DUF6577 family protein → MAAENYIQLQFEEYIEGKIYLTKEDVITFYKQLEPNRSKKTIEWRIHDLQNKGIIQVVGRGIYTLKTKQIFEPYFSSYFQKIYSIANNGFVLEAHSICSTEWLNYFTKHQFIKFLYVIEVDKEALEPVFHQFRDEGYQNVFLNPNKQLMQDYVLGQEKSIVIKPLVSRAPIQEVENIFIPTLEKLLVDLVADKHIYYIYQGRELDRIYEDATDRYALNFSTLWSYAKRRNKQKRVRFLLEELVDEKVLSTIF, encoded by the coding sequence TTGGCTGCAGAAAACTACATACAACTACAGTTTGAGGAATACATTGAAGGAAAAATTTACCTTACAAAAGAAGATGTGATTACTTTTTACAAGCAATTAGAACCCAATCGTTCTAAGAAAACCATAGAATGGAGAATTCATGATTTGCAGAATAAAGGCATAATACAAGTAGTTGGGAGGGGAATCTATACACTGAAAACCAAGCAAATATTTGAACCTTATTTCAGTAGCTACTTTCAGAAAATCTATAGTATTGCAAACAACGGTTTTGTATTGGAGGCACATTCGATTTGCAGCACTGAATGGCTAAATTATTTTACCAAGCATCAGTTTATCAAATTTCTGTACGTTATTGAAGTTGATAAAGAGGCTTTAGAACCTGTTTTTCACCAATTCCGAGACGAAGGATATCAAAATGTTTTTTTGAATCCGAATAAACAATTGATGCAAGATTATGTGTTGGGGCAAGAAAAATCTATAGTTATCAAACCACTTGTAAGTCGGGCTCCTATTCAAGAGGTAGAAAACATTTTCATTCCTACTTTAGAAAAACTATTGGTGGATTTAGTAGCAGACAAACATATTTACTATATCTATCAAGGCAGAGAATTGGACCGAATTTATGAGGATGCTACTGACCGATATGCGCTTAATTTCAGCACTTTGTGGAGCTATGCTAAGAGAAGAAATAAGCAGAAAAGAGTGAGGTTTCTTTTAGAGGAATTGGTGGATGAAAAGGTTTTGTCCACGATTTTTTAA
- a CDS encoding nucleotidyl transferase AbiEii/AbiGii toxin family protein, translated as MISSNTFSKEHIESFKNQSQYSKINRSVLEKMIHALGLLEQLRIFDLNFIFKGGTSLSLLLPNFNRLSIDIDIITEHTNEELENAFEKIIQNSHFKRFERQKRESDRGKIPKAHYAFFYEGHFGQKEDKVLLDILFEQSPYPKTQILSIESQWLLSDSNPPQQVCVPTIESILGDKLTAYAPNTTGIPYQVDKSMEIIKQLFDVGLLFEIADDMGIVVQSFTNTVLKEIGYRNQEITIEDVLDDIIETGLLLAKRDRNKETNDIGKIKELSDGIKSVDSHLPSTKFRIEHAIEAAGKAAYLAAKIKANDLNPIPKFDKPYKTEFITNQNYSILNKQKKQPTKAFAYWYEALKLLNLVN; from the coding sequence ATGATTTCATCAAATACATTTTCAAAAGAACACATTGAAAGCTTTAAAAATCAAAGTCAATATTCCAAAATCAATCGTTCGGTTTTGGAGAAAATGATACATGCTTTGGGATTATTGGAGCAATTACGGATTTTCGACTTGAATTTCATATTCAAAGGAGGAACTTCACTTTCCTTATTACTACCCAACTTCAATAGATTGTCCATAGATATTGACATTATTACTGAACATACAAACGAGGAATTGGAGAACGCATTTGAAAAAATTATTCAAAATTCTCATTTCAAACGTTTTGAACGACAAAAAAGAGAAAGCGATAGAGGCAAAATTCCAAAAGCACACTATGCTTTCTTTTATGAAGGACATTTTGGGCAGAAGGAAGATAAAGTTTTATTGGATATTTTGTTTGAACAATCGCCCTATCCCAAAACTCAAATACTTTCAATTGAATCACAATGGTTGTTGTCGGATTCCAATCCTCCTCAACAAGTTTGTGTTCCAACAATTGAATCTATTTTGGGAGACAAACTAACCGCTTATGCTCCCAATACGACAGGCATACCTTATCAAGTTGATAAGTCAATGGAAATTATCAAGCAGTTGTTTGATGTAGGTTTATTATTTGAGATAGCAGATGACATGGGCATTGTTGTTCAGTCATTTACCAATACCGTACTCAAAGAAATCGGCTATAGAAACCAAGAAATAACTATTGAGGATGTTTTGGATGATATTATTGAAACAGGTTTGTTGCTTGCAAAACGTGACAGAAACAAAGAAACCAATGATATTGGAAAAATTAAAGAGTTATCAGATGGAATTAAAAGTGTAGATAGTCATTTACCTTCTACTAAGTTCCGAATAGAACATGCAATTGAAGCAGCAGGTAAGGCGGCTTACTTAGCTGCCAAAATTAAAGCAAATGATTTGAATCCAATTCCAAAATTTGACAAACCTTACAAAACGGAATTCATCACAAATCAAAATTATAGTATTTTGAACAAGCAGAAGAAACAACCAACAAAAGCTTTTGCATATTGGTATGAGGCACTGAAGTTATTGAATTTAGTCAACTAA
- a CDS encoding Z1 domain-containing protein yields the protein MNLKLKRNGEFYTKNQEKTFHSEESKRCIENTVQKLLDNETTIEKLGMLLGKIQSGKTRTFIGVISLAFDNGYDVAIVFTKGTKALARQTLRRLKSEFDYFINNQDELEVYDIMFLPEKLTRYQRGKKLIFVVKKEDDNLRRLDTAFSETYPDLLHKKVLIVDDEADYASIGFRKNKREGTKVNVITKQVSDFRKSLETPCGFLQVTATPASLYLQPENYEPRNFTIKPLKPAFTELVPIHDKYIGSETYFGEASTNSSDLAYYLFQPVPNKEIGVLEKQDLRYINNILTTPNLRIFRKAIMTFIVGGCIRRLQNKHYQERQKKFSFVVHIARQKKRHEWQGMLVEALRHGLESLLNEDVATLKELVKDAHTDLQSSLEIMRNWIPSEEDIFEAVCKAIQNEYIGYNVVNSDNSIETLLDDNGQLRLNNPFNIFIGGQILDRGLTIENLIGFFYGRSPKKFQQDTVTQHSRMYGARPKEDLAVTRFYTATHIYEAMHKMHKFDESLRNAFKSGGHQEVVFIRRENGNILPCSPNKILLSDTTTIHPHRRLLPLGFKTITQAKLKPIVSKLDTTIDSIWQNASYEEAKLISIDKAENIIDNIGKTLKFEDGYKWDVKEFKATMRYLSSESKDETIKNHVYIVVRYNREINRFRGDGRFEGSPDTASEPTSEGTIARKMAKDIPSLILLRQNGRKEKNWKSNHPFWWPILIAPKNTEAIIFANKVCN from the coding sequence ATGAATTTAAAATTAAAAAGAAATGGTGAATTCTACACCAAAAACCAAGAAAAAACTTTTCATTCAGAAGAATCGAAAAGATGTATTGAAAACACTGTCCAAAAGCTTTTGGATAATGAAACTACTATTGAGAAACTAGGTATGTTACTTGGAAAGATTCAAAGTGGTAAAACGAGAACTTTTATAGGAGTCATTTCTTTGGCTTTTGATAATGGATATGATGTTGCTATTGTATTTACTAAAGGAACTAAAGCTTTGGCTCGTCAAACACTTCGTAGATTAAAATCTGAGTTTGATTATTTCATTAATAATCAAGATGAATTGGAAGTTTATGATATCATGTTTCTTCCTGAAAAATTGACCAGATACCAAAGAGGTAAGAAGTTAATTTTTGTAGTAAAAAAAGAGGATGATAACCTTAGAAGATTAGATACAGCATTTTCAGAGACTTATCCTGATTTGCTACACAAAAAAGTTTTGATTGTTGATGATGAGGCAGATTATGCAAGTATTGGTTTTAGGAAAAATAAAAGAGAAGGAACTAAAGTAAACGTCATTACGAAGCAAGTTAGTGATTTTAGAAAATCATTAGAGACTCCATGTGGTTTTTTACAAGTTACCGCTACACCTGCAAGTTTATATCTACAACCAGAAAATTATGAACCACGCAACTTTACTATAAAACCATTAAAACCAGCTTTTACCGAATTGGTTCCTATTCATGATAAATATATTGGCAGTGAAACATACTTTGGAGAAGCAAGTACCAATTCGTCAGATTTAGCTTATTATTTATTCCAACCTGTACCAAATAAAGAAATAGGCGTACTGGAAAAACAAGATTTAAGGTATATCAATAATATTCTTACTACTCCTAATTTACGTATTTTTCGGAAGGCTATTATGACCTTCATTGTAGGAGGATGTATTCGAAGATTACAAAATAAACATTATCAAGAGCGTCAAAAGAAATTTAGCTTTGTTGTTCACATTGCAAGACAAAAGAAACGTCATGAATGGCAGGGAATGTTGGTTGAAGCATTAAGGCATGGTTTAGAGAGTTTACTGAATGAGGATGTAGCAACTTTAAAAGAATTAGTAAAAGATGCCCATACTGATTTGCAATCTTCATTAGAAATTATGCGCAATTGGATTCCTTCAGAAGAGGATATATTCGAAGCTGTATGCAAGGCTATCCAAAATGAATACATAGGTTACAATGTAGTCAATTCTGATAATTCTATAGAAACGCTACTTGATGATAATGGACAATTGAGACTAAATAATCCATTTAATATATTCATTGGTGGGCAGATTTTGGATAGAGGCTTAACAATCGAAAATCTAATTGGATTTTTCTATGGTAGAAGCCCAAAGAAGTTTCAGCAAGATACTGTTACACAACATTCAAGAATGTATGGTGCACGTCCAAAAGAAGATTTAGCTGTTACTCGATTTTATACTGCAACACACATTTATGAGGCTATGCATAAGATGCATAAATTTGATGAGTCTCTGAGAAATGCTTTCAAAAGTGGAGGTCATCAAGAAGTAGTTTTTATAAGGAGAGAAAATGGTAATATCTTGCCTTGCTCTCCGAATAAAATACTGCTTTCAGATACAACTACTATACATCCACATCGCAGATTACTTCCATTAGGTTTCAAGACAATAACACAAGCTAAACTTAAACCAATTGTTTCAAAATTAGACACAACAATAGATTCTATTTGGCAGAACGCTAGCTATGAAGAAGCTAAGTTGATTTCAATTGACAAAGCTGAAAATATTATTGATAATATTGGAAAAACTCTAAAATTTGAAGACGGATACAAATGGGATGTCAAAGAATTTAAAGCAACAATGAGATATTTATCTTCAGAATCTAAAGATGAAACTATAAAAAACCATGTTTATATTGTCGTTAGGTATAATAGAGAAATAAATCGGTTCAGAGGTGATGGTAGATTTGAAGGTTCGCCTGATACCGCTAGTGAACCCACAAGTGAAGGAACAATTGCTCGTAAAATGGCAAAAGATATTCCTTCTCTCATACTCTTACGACAAAACGGAAGGAAAGAGAAAAACTGGAAAAGTAATCATCCTTTTTGGTGGCCCATTTTAATTGCTCCAAAAAATACGGAGGCAATAATATTCGCAAACAAAGTTTGCAACTAA
- a CDS encoding enoyl-CoA hydratase-related protein: MENYQYILLQIEDYILTITINRPDKLNALNAQLLQEIKAALIAHRNDDAVKGVILTGSGKKAFAAGADISEFSSFNGEQAKKLSANGHSVMDYIEGYPKPVIAAVNGFALGGGCELTMACHMRIASDNARFGQPEVNLGLPPGYGGTQRLVQLIGKTKAMEYLLTADMIAAEIALQLGLVNYVVPQDELLEKCNSILQKIATKGPIAVAQTIDCVNAVADESRNGFEVEINAFGHCFDTEDFKEGTGAFLEKRKAEFIGK; the protein is encoded by the coding sequence ATGGAAAACTACCAATACATTCTCCTTCAAATCGAAGACTATATTCTCACCATTACGATCAATCGCCCCGATAAACTCAATGCGCTCAATGCTCAATTGTTGCAGGAAATCAAAGCCGCACTAATAGCGCATCGCAATGATGATGCGGTGAAAGGCGTAATTTTGACAGGATCAGGCAAAAAAGCCTTTGCAGCAGGAGCCGATATTTCCGAGTTTTCCAGTTTCAATGGAGAACAAGCTAAAAAATTGTCAGCCAATGGCCATTCAGTGATGGATTATATTGAAGGCTATCCAAAACCAGTCATTGCAGCCGTCAATGGATTTGCTTTGGGAGGCGGATGTGAATTGACGATGGCTTGCCACATGCGAATAGCGTCTGACAATGCACGTTTTGGACAACCAGAGGTGAACTTGGGATTGCCTCCAGGATATGGTGGCACACAGCGTTTGGTGCAGTTGATTGGCAAGACCAAGGCAATGGAATATTTATTGACCGCTGATATGATTGCTGCTGAGATTGCTTTGCAGTTGGGTTTGGTCAATTATGTGGTACCACAAGATGAACTGTTGGAGAAGTGCAACAGCATTCTTCAAAAAATTGCTACAAAAGGGCCAATTGCTGTGGCACAAACGATTGATTGTGTTAATGCTGTTGCAGATGAAAGCCGCAATGGTTTTGAAGTGGAAATCAATGCTTTCGGACATTGTTTTGATACCGAAGACTTCAAAGAGGGAACAGGGGCGTTTTTGGAGAAAAGGAAGGCGGAGTTTATAGGAAAGTAA
- a CDS encoding cobalamin B12-binding domain-containing protein: MTNKMNPKLQRPIRVLVAKVGLDGHDRGAKVIATAFRDAGMEVIYTGLRQTPQMVVNAALQEDVDVIGISILSGAHMTVFPKVLALMKEQEMDDVLLTGGGIIPEEDMKTLQEMGVGGLFPPGTKMTDIVDYISEWVSEHRAF; this comes from the coding sequence ATGACGAACAAGATGAATCCTAAACTTCAAAGACCCATCCGTGTTTTGGTGGCAAAGGTCGGTTTGGACGGTCACGATAGGGGAGCTAAAGTAATTGCAACTGCCTTTAGAGATGCAGGTATGGAGGTGATATACACAGGTTTGCGCCAAACTCCTCAAATGGTGGTCAATGCAGCACTGCAAGAGGATGTGGATGTCATCGGCATCAGTATTCTTTCTGGCGCACACATGACCGTTTTTCCCAAAGTATTGGCATTAATGAAAGAACAGGAAATGGACGATGTCTTGCTCACAGGTGGTGGAATTATTCCTGAAGAGGACATGAAAACGCTACAAGAAATGGGTGTAGGTGGGCTGTTTCCTCCTGGTACTAAAATGACCGATATTGTGGATTATATCAGTGAATGGGTTAGTGAACATCGTGCTTTTTGA
- a CDS encoding DUF58 domain-containing protein, with protein METSELIKKVRKIEIKTKGLSNHIFSGEYHSAFKGRGMSFSEVREYSFGDDIKAIDWNVTARFNTPYVKIFEEERELTVMLLVDMSASAFFGTANQMKNEMITEICAVLAFSAINNNDKVGVIFFSDKIEKFIPPKKGKAHVLRIIRELIEVGYSDLTLQENKTKESAFQQIKSLFQAKAKKETPTTKTDIELALKYFGNVIKKKCIAFLLSDFIDDHYEKSLNIVGRKHDLVGIRIYDPREQELPSVGLIRVKDAETGHTIWLDTANQAEMKRYKVNYLKNADNCKQIFSKSGADLISIPTNRPYVKYLMNFFKKRGN; from the coding sequence ATGGAAACCAGTGAATTAATAAAAAAAGTTCGTAAAATCGAAATAAAAACGAAAGGATTATCCAATCATATCTTTTCGGGAGAATATCACAGTGCCTTCAAAGGGAGAGGAATGTCATTCAGTGAAGTGCGTGAATACAGTTTTGGTGATGACATCAAAGCAATAGATTGGAATGTGACCGCTCGCTTTAATACACCTTATGTCAAAATCTTTGAAGAAGAACGAGAATTGACAGTCATGTTGTTGGTGGACATGAGTGCTTCTGCTTTTTTCGGCACAGCTAATCAAATGAAAAATGAGATGATTACCGAAATTTGTGCTGTTTTAGCTTTCTCTGCAATCAATAATAATGATAAAGTTGGCGTTATATTTTTTAGCGACAAGATTGAAAAGTTCATTCCGCCTAAAAAAGGTAAGGCACACGTTCTAAGAATAATCCGAGAACTGATTGAAGTGGGATACAGTGACCTCACATTGCAGGAGAATAAAACGAAAGAATCTGCTTTTCAACAAATAAAGTCGCTTTTTCAAGCCAAAGCAAAAAAAGAAACACCTACTACAAAAACAGATATTGAATTGGCATTGAAGTATTTCGGCAATGTAATCAAAAAAAAATGTATTGCTTTTTTATTATCGGATTTTATAGACGATCATTACGAAAAATCACTCAACATCGTTGGGCGCAAACATGATTTAGTAGGGATTCGCATTTACGATCCCCGTGAACAAGAACTTCCTTCTGTTGGTTTGATACGGGTGAAGGATGCAGAAACGGGACACACAATTTGGTTGGATACTGCAAACCAGGCTGAAATGAAAAGGTATAAGGTGAATTACTTGAAAAATGCTGATAATTGTAAACAGATTTTTTCTAAAAGTGGTGCAGATTTAATCAGTATTCCTACCAACCGTCCTTATGTGAAGTATTTAATGAATTTTTTCAAAAAAAGAGGCAACTAA
- a CDS encoding DUF5034 domain-containing protein, which translates to MKVLRVCLILFLLQLGALFLATSCCEELYTYQWSDLSLTHIDNRGAEPIEASDNRLSAIAYALRVHMGFDFVYQQPCFKGFINSAYATSCLETYSTNDTIVGISVFPLSDFDENHLSGTSLEDYFAAKRRNSVTTYSSLEEKLAQAVPIADFLEQINEQAEYDLFTDFDLLLLKEPTLDSVFQFVVEVELSSSAVLRDTTESIVLY; encoded by the coding sequence ATGAAAGTCTTACGTGTTTGTTTGATTCTATTTCTTCTACAGTTGGGTGCTTTGTTTTTGGCAACCAGTTGCTGCGAAGAACTTTATACCTATCAATGGTCAGACCTTTCATTGACCCACATAGACAATCGAGGGGCAGAACCCATTGAAGCATCAGACAACCGCTTATCTGCCATTGCTTATGCTTTGAGAGTCCATATGGGATTTGATTTTGTTTACCAACAGCCTTGCTTCAAAGGCTTTATCAACAGTGCTTATGCCACCTCCTGTTTAGAAACGTATTCGACAAATGATACCATTGTAGGAATTTCTGTATTTCCCTTATCCGATTTTGACGAAAACCATCTGTCAGGAACATCCTTAGAAGATTATTTTGCAGCAAAGAGGAGAAATTCTGTGACTACATATAGCAGTTTAGAAGAAAAACTCGCTCAGGCAGTTCCGATTGCTGATTTTTTGGAGCAAATAAACGAACAGGCGGAGTATGATTTATTCACCGATTTTGATTTGCTACTTCTAAAAGAACCGACCTTAGATTCTGTTTTTCAGTTTGTTGTAGAAGTAGAATTATCCAGTTCGGCTGTATTGAGAGATACGACTGAAAGTATTGTATTGTACTAA
- the pulA gene encoding type I pullulanase, with protein MKRIFAFNFNICVLTIILTTMATISSCQQLEQSTSKKDFQTTFNSFEEYPVYNGNDLGLTYTPQASTFKIWAPTANEAKIIFYETGIEGLPIEEKPMSRVENGVWEIKLEGDWKGKYYTFQVKVGDKWLGETLDPYVKIVGVNGKRGVIADLAATNPAGWENDKKLSLQNFTDIILYELHIRDLSIHPSSGVPTEHRGKYLGLTYEGTKNADGLTTTLDHIKELGITHVHLLPTFDHRSIDETKLDSAQYNWGYDPLNYNAPEGSFSTYPHDGTTRIKEMKQMIKAFHDVGIRVIMDVVYNHTGLTETSYLEQLVPDYYYRKNADGTFSNASGCGNETASERAMVRKFMIESVKYWVEEYHIDGFRFDLMAIHDIETMNQIRAALDEINPAIFVYGEGWTSGDSPLPVEKRALKHHTPQLNKIAAFSDDMRDGLKGSVFNHEKKGFVSGADGKEETIKFGIVAATQHPQIDYKKVNYSDAFWANDPIQCINYVSCHDNNTLFDRIFLSNKNDDEATRLKMQQLAMTIVLTSQGVSFLHAGSEIARTKKGVENSFESPDSINQIDWSRKTQYKALFDYTKNLIALRKAHPAFRMSTTELVAKHLTFLDFNVGDKNLVGYQISDNANGDVWKNILVYFNGDASDKMVKLPEGKWTMVLTQEKIDEKGIIEVSGKVNLKGISAMVLIQQ; from the coding sequence ATGAAACGTATTTTCGCCTTCAACTTCAATATTTGTGTACTGACAATCATCCTAACTACAATGGCAACTATTTCATCCTGTCAACAATTGGAGCAATCCACTTCCAAAAAAGATTTTCAAACAACCTTCAATTCCTTTGAAGAATACCCCGTTTACAATGGCAATGACTTAGGTTTAACTTATACCCCACAAGCCTCCACCTTCAAAATATGGGCACCTACTGCAAACGAAGCCAAAATTATTTTCTACGAAACAGGCATTGAAGGGCTACCCATTGAAGAAAAACCAATGAGCCGAGTAGAAAATGGCGTATGGGAAATCAAACTTGAAGGAGATTGGAAAGGAAAATACTACACCTTTCAAGTGAAAGTAGGCGACAAATGGCTGGGAGAAACTCTCGATCCTTATGTCAAAATTGTAGGGGTAAACGGTAAAAGGGGAGTCATTGCAGACTTAGCAGCTACCAATCCCGCAGGTTGGGAAAATGACAAAAAACTATCCCTTCAAAATTTTACAGACATCATTTTGTATGAATTACACATCAGAGATTTGAGCATTCACCCAAGTTCAGGTGTACCCACGGAGCATCGTGGCAAATACCTTGGACTGACATACGAAGGCACTAAAAATGCCGATGGATTGACTACTACTTTGGACCACATCAAAGAACTTGGTATTACCCATGTTCACCTATTGCCGACTTTCGACCATCGTTCAATTGACGAAACAAAATTGGACAGTGCACAATACAATTGGGGCTACGACCCTTTGAACTACAACGCTCCCGAAGGTTCATTCAGCACCTATCCGCACGATGGCACGACCCGCATCAAGGAAATGAAACAAATGATTAAAGCATTTCACGATGTAGGAATCAGGGTTATCATGGATGTTGTTTACAACCATACAGGATTGACGGAAACTTCTTATTTAGAGCAGCTTGTACCCGATTACTACTACCGCAAAAACGCCGATGGCACATTCTCCAACGCATCAGGTTGTGGTAATGAAACCGCTTCCGAGCGGGCAATGGTACGAAAATTCATGATTGAATCGGTCAAATATTGGGTAGAAGAATACCACATTGACGGTTTTCGATTTGACTTGATGGCGATTCACGACATCGAAACCATGAACCAAATTCGGGCGGCATTGGACGAAATCAACCCTGCTATCTTTGTGTATGGCGAAGGCTGGACTTCAGGTGATAGTCCTTTACCAGTCGAAAAACGAGCATTGAAGCACCACACACCACAGTTGAACAAAATTGCAGCCTTTAGCGATGATATGCGGGACGGATTGAAGGGCAGTGTGTTCAATCACGAAAAAAAAGGTTTTGTCAGTGGCGCAGACGGTAAAGAGGAAACCATTAAGTTCGGCATTGTGGCAGCAACACAACATCCTCAAATAGACTACAAAAAGGTCAATTATTCCGATGCGTTTTGGGCAAATGACCCCATTCAGTGCATCAACTATGTATCTTGTCACGACAACAATACCCTCTTTGACCGCATCTTCCTCTCCAACAAAAACGATGATGAAGCTACACGCTTGAAAATGCAGCAGTTGGCAATGACCATTGTATTGACTTCACAAGGAGTTTCCTTCCTACACGCAGGCTCAGAAATTGCCCGCACCAAAAAAGGTGTAGAAAATTCGTTTGAATCACCTGACAGCATCAACCAAATTGATTGGTCACGAAAGACTCAATACAAAGCTCTCTTTGATTACACCAAAAACCTGATAGCCCTCCGCAAAGCACATCCTGCTTTTCGAATGTCAACTACTGAGCTGGTGGCCAAGCATTTGACTTTCTTGGACTTCAATGTGGGCGACAAAAACTTAGTAGGCTATCAAATTTCGGACAATGCAAACGGAGACGTTTGGAAAAATATTTTGGTGTACTTCAATGGTGACGCATCGGATAAAATGGTGAAACTACCTGAGGGGAAATGGACGATGGTATTGACCCAAGAAAAAATAGACGAAAAGGGCATTATTGAAGTGAGTGGAAAGGTGAACTTGAAGGGAATTTCTGCGATGGTGTTGATACAACAATAA